Part of the Intestinibacillus sp. Marseille-P6563 genome is shown below.
AGCACATTGGTCGCGCGGGCGATTTTGATCCAATCGTCCTCGCTCAAATTGCCGGTCTTGAGTTTTTGCGATTCGATGAGCGCCTCACTGGCGAGGAAACGTCCGGCCAGCTGGTCTTTGCTCATTTCCAGCTGGAACACGACCACATCCTTTTTGCTGGCCTTGGCGGCATTGAGCGCAATGTTGAGCGCAAACGCCGTCTTACCCATACCGGGACGGGCCGCGACCAGAATAAGATCGGATTTGTTCAGGCCGGTGAGTGCGTGGTCAAGGTCGCGGAACCCGGTCGTGATACCCGGGATGTCACTATCCGACCGGCTACGCTCGTCGAGCTGGGCGTATAAATCCATGATAACCGATTTAATGGGGCTGAGTCCTTTGATCTCGCGCCCCTGGCGCACATTATAGATTTTCTGCTCGGCCAGCTCGGCGATGTCTGCCGCCGTGCCGCCGCCCTCGAGCGCCAGCTTTTCGATTTCCGCGCCCGCGGCTGCGATGGCGCGCAGCATGCTTTTGTCGCGCACGATGGCGGCATATTCCCGCACACCGGCTGCCGTAGGCGTTACGTCCATCAGCTGCATCAGATAGGCACGCCCGCCCGCATCGTCATACAGGCCCGCGCCTTTGAGCTGGTCGAGCACGGTTACGGCGTCGATGCGCATGGCGTTGTTGAACATCGAATAGATGGTTTCAAAAATGCGCCGGTTCTCCTCGATATAGAAATCATCCGGCCGCAGCAGTTCAATGACCTGCGGGATACATTCCGGGTCAATGAGCATGGAGCCAATCACTGCCTGTTCGGCTTCCGCACTTTGCGGCATCTGCCGCGCCAAAAGTTCATCCACGCGCTTTGACCCCCTCTCTAAAAATGGAGAATGGGTGCCCGGTTATGGTGCGCCCATTCTCAAATTTGCAAAATTTATGCTTCGATAACTTGTACGTGGATTTCGCCCGGGATCTCGGTGTACAGCTTGGCCTTGACCATGTATGTGCCAAAGGCCTTGATCGGCTCTTCCAGCACGATCTTATTCTTGGCCACTTCGATGCCGTGCTGCGCCTTGAGCGCCTCGGAGATTTCCTTGGCGGTTACAGCGCCGAACAGACGGCCGCCTGCACCGCCCTTGGCGCGCACTTCGACCTTGAGTTCCTTGAGCTTTGCCGCGATGTCGCGCGCGTTCTGCTGCTCGAGCGCAATGCGGCGCGCCTGGGCTTCGTCGGCCTGACGCTTTAAGTTGAGGTTATCAGCCGTTGCCAGATCGGCCAGGCCGCGCGGCAGCAGGAAGTTGCGGCCATAGCCTTCGCTGACCTCAATGAGGTCGCCCTTCTTACCTTTGCCCTTTACGTCTGCTTTTAAAATGACTTTCATGGTAGTTTCCTCCTAAAATTCGTCCTGCGGGCAAGCCCGCCGTTTATGTCTTATCCGGCCGGTCGTCCTCCTCCAGATATTCCTGGATGGCCTCTTGCAGCCGCGGCTCAGCGTCTTCCAACGAAACTCCGCGCAGCTGCGCCCCGGCGGAGGTAATGTTGCCGCCGCCGCCCAGCTTTTCCATGACGATCTGGACGTTGACCTGTCCAAACGAGCGTGCGGACACGATCGTATCCTCGCCCGAATGGAATGCCACAATGCTGGCGCGCACGCCAATGATACCGAGAAGCGAATCGGCGGCCTTGGCCGCGAGGGCGCGGTCTTCGATCGGCTCGTCCGAAATGGCCAGAATAATGCCGCCGCCGCAGTCATGCGCAGTGGAAATGACCTTCTGACACATCATATATTCGTCAAAGGTCGACTGGAACATCTTCTTGACGGCCACCATCTCGGCGCCTGCGCGCTTGAGGTAGGCGGCTGCTTCAAAGGTCCGCACGCCGGTCTTGATCGAAAAGCCCTTGGTATCCAGATAAATGCCAGCCAGCAGGCATTCGGCTTCTTCGCGCCGGATTTCGCTGGTCTGGACCATATATTGCAGCAATTCGGAGACCAGTTCGGACGCCGAAGAGGCATATGGTTCGTGTAAGTTGAGTGCAAAATTTTCAATATAGCTGGCCGCCCGGCGATGGTGGTCGATGACCGCTACCTTATTGATCGATTCAAGCAGCGGCGGCGACTCGACATAATCGGGCCGGTTGGTATCGACCACAATTAAGAGCGTATTGTAGTCGCACAGCACCATGGCTTCGCCCGGCTCCATGAACAGGTTTTCATTGCCTTCCACGGCTTCGATCTTATCGATCAGTTCCTGCGCCAAGGTACGGTCCCGCCGCAACACAATATTGACCGGTTTGCCATGCACCCGCACGGCGCAGGCCATACCGATTGCGGCGCCGACCGAGTCCATATCGCTCGACTGGTGACCCATGATGAGCACCCGGGACGATTCGCGAATGAGCTGCATAAGCGCATTGGCCACCACGCGCGATTTGACCTTGGTGCGTTTTTCGAGTTCCTTGGACAGACCGCCAAAAAATTCGAAATTGTATTTGGTCTTGATGACCACCTGGTCACCACCGCGGGAAAGCGCCATGTCCAGCGCCACCCCGGCAAAATGGAAGCATTCCGCAAAGGTCGCGCCGTCTTTGCCGATGCCGATGGACAGCGTCGCGATGACGCCCGACCGGCTTTGAATGGAGCGCACTTCATCGAGTACGGTAAATTTCTTGCCGGCCAGCTTGGTCAAATCGCCGTTTTCCAGTACGAAAATATACTTGTCGCGGTCATATTTGCGCAGCAGGGAACGGCTGTCCTTGGCCCATTGGGCGATCTTACGGTCGATCTCGGCCAAAATGATGGACTTTTCCGAGTCGGTCGCGTTTTTGGTCAGTTCCTCGTAGTTGTCGATCGAGATGATCGACACCACCGGTCGGCTGAGCGTATAGCGGTCCCGGCAGTGGATGTATTCGGTGCAGGGCACAAAATACAGCACGAGCAGTACTTCATCGGCCTCTTTTTCGGTCATCAGGCTGCCATAGACCCAGAAGAAATTCTGATCAATCTGCAATTCCCCTGGATATTGCCGCTTGCCTTCGGCCAGCCAATGGGTGTTAAAATCCGGCGCCAAATCATAAAACTTGACATTGGGCGCACAGTCCCACCGCCCGGTGACTTCGCAGAAGGCATCGTTGGCCCACAGGGTTTCGTTGGTCGAAGCCCGCACGATGACGGTCGGCAACGGAAAATCGATGATCGACGACCGGGTGGTCTGCCCGGCATCCAGTGTCACACTTTGCAAATACCGCATCATTTCGCTGCGGCGGCGTTTTTCCCGATGGCGATAGACCAAGTACATCAGCAGACATACCACGATGCCAATGCCGGACATAACATAGGAAACATAGGCGCAGGACAGGGAGAACACCAGGAAGATGGCAAAATAGAAGTGATATCCCGGTTGGATGATCTGTTTGAGCTTTTTGTCCACCAGGCGCGACCTCCTATCACAGGCAAATTTACAAGATACAGTATAGCATTTTGCCACCCTTCACGCAAGCGGAATGTGAAACTTCCCCAAATTCGCTCCCATCTTTACAACCTCTTGCACAATTGCCCTCGGTATGGTATGGTGGATACACAATCACAAGGAGGAAAAACCATGCAATTCCGTTTTGCGCACAACAATTTCAATGTCCGTGACCTGGACCGTTCGCTTGCCTTCTACCAGCAGGCCCTGGGGCTGACAGAGACCCGCCGTATCAACGCACCCGACGGTTCGTTTATCATCGTGTATCTGTCCGATGGTTCGACCGAGCATCTGCTGGAACTGACCTGGCTGCGTGATTGGGACCGCGCCTATAATCTGGGCGACAACGAATTTCATCTGGCACTGACTGTGGACGACTTCGACGCTGCCCACGCCCGCCACAAGGAAATGGACTGCATCTGCTTTGAAAATGCCGATATGGGCATCTACTTTATTGCAGACCCGGATGGCTACTGGGTAGAAATCGTGCCCGCTGGCGCATAATCGACCGATTTTGACCTCCCGCTTTGGTGCAAAGCGGGAGCTTTTTTATGCATGTTTTCCAAAATTTATGAAATTTAAAGTGTAACCGAATTTTTGGTGTACAAATCTACTTTTTTATGTTATAATATTTGCGGTTTTTATACGCAAACCACCCAAGCCAAATAAAGGAGGTTTATCCCATGCGAAAAAAACGGCTTGCGATTGTCGTGGTATCCATTATCGCGCTTTGTTCGGTCATGCTTCACGCTTCGGCGGCCGAAGTCATCCAGAAGGATGGCCTCGTATATGTCCCGGACCATTCGGTCTTTTTTGCGGACGTCGATGAACACTTTACCTGGGCGGTACAGCCGGTCGATTACCTGGCCAACCATCAGGTGGTCAGCGGTACCGACAACCTGATTTACAGCCCGGCAGAGGAACTGACCCGCGCCGATTTTGTGACCATGCTCACCCGTGCCTATTCGATGAATGATTATGTCGGCGGCGGCAGCTTTGCCGATGTCCCGGAAGATGCCTATTACAGCGATGCGGTCAGTGCTGCCAAGAACCTGGGCATTGTCGCAGGCGATGAGGACGGCAACTTCCATCCCACCCAGCCGCTGACCCGGCAGGATGCCATGGTCATGCTGCGGCGCACGTTGGACAAGACCGGGCTTTCCTTCCCGGATGGTGACCTGTCGGCCTTCTCGGATGCCGATTCGGTTGCTTCTTACGCCCAGGCCGATGTCGCTGCTCTGGCCAAGGCTGGCATCATCAGCGGCTCGGACGGCAAACTGAACCCCACTTCGTCGGTCACCCGTGCCGAAATGGCGGTCATGCTGTACCGCGCCATGATGCTGGAAGACGACGGTGAGGGCAATCCGGTCTATGTTGCGCGTTCCAATGTCGTCAACCTATGTATCGGTGATACATTCTACGCCAATGTGGTCATTGAAAACGCGACCGAGGGCCAGACCTATGCCGGCCTTTACACCTGTGTCGAGATGACCGGCGAAGGTGAGGACTTCACCGCGACGCTGGGCGATGCGCGTGCGCTCGACCAGCAGATCACCTGGACCGACGGGGTGCTGAGCATCAACGGCGAAGCGGTCACGGTCGCGGAGGACTGCGATGCGATCTGTGTCCATCCGTACGGCTCCATTTCGGGCGGTCTGACATCGACCGGCGGCGAATACAAGAGCGCGGCCGTATCTCTGGTGGACGGCGTGGTCACGGCAGTTTACTACACCAAGTAAAACAAAAAGAGCTGGCAAAATGCCAGCTCTTTTTCATGGCAAAATTGCAAAAAACACCCTGCCCAGCGGGACAGGGTGTTTCTGGTTTCTTTATTAGCCAACCGCGTTGAGCTTCAGAGTCATTGCGCTCTTCTTGTTGGAGGCAGCATTCTTGTGCATAAGATGCTTTGCAGCAGCCTTATCCACCGCCTTAACGGCAGCCTTGTAAGCAGCCTCGGCCGCGGCCTTGTCACCGCTGACGATCGCCGCGTCAAACTTCTTGAGAACGGTCTTCAGCGCGCTCTTCGCCATCTGGTTCTGCATCGCCTTTACCTTGGTGACCTTGACACGCTTCTTTGCAGACTTAATATTCGGCATTCCGATCCACCTCCTTATCATTATCGAGTCATCAGTATTTATAATACTATCATCTTTTCCGCAAAAAAGCAAGCATTATTTTTCTCTTTTTGTAATAATTCTTGTTTTCCCCGCAAAGGCTACCGGAAAAAGGAGCTGATGCACGATGAACCACGCTTACCGCACCGACCTGGCCATGGAATCGCTGGAAATGAGCCGCCGTCAGGCGCAGAATGCCGGCGCGCTTTCGGGCGTGCGCAGCCGCGAGAGGGAAATCGAAGGATTTTCGGTCACTTCGGTCGAGATCCTCGACGAACAGGGCGCGGCCCAGATCGGCAAACCAGTCGGGATCTATGAAACCTTCTGTCTGGATGCCCTGATGCGCCGCGAAGAGGATGCCTTCCCGCGCGCCTGTCGCGCACTGGCCGATCTGACACGTGGGCTGCTGCCCGAACATGCGGACGGCCCAGCCCTTGTGATCGGTTTGGGTAATCGCCAAATCACCCCCGACGCTGTCGGGCCGCGCGCGGCCGACTATATCATCGCCACCCGCCACCTGACCACTCAGGCGCCCGAATATTTTGCTTCCTGGCGGCCGGTTTCAGCCCTCGCCCCCGGCGTGCTGGGACAGACCGGTGTGGAGGTCGGCGAACTGCTCGCCGCCGTGGCAAAGGCCGTGCAGCCGTCGGTCATCCTGGCCGTCGATGCCCTGGCCGCCGGCAGCTTGACCCGACTCAGCCGCACGGTCCAGCTGACCAATGCCGGCATCGTGCCCGGTTCGGGCGTGCACAACGCCCGCGCGGCACTCAACGAGCAGACGCTCGGCGTGCCGGTCATCGCGCTGGGCGTGCCCACGGTGGTGGATGGCGCGACCCTAGTCGCCGAGCTGACCGGCGGCAAGGCGGTGCCGCCCGACGCTGCCCCGCTCATCGTCACCACCCGCGACATCGACCGCGAAGTGGCCGACGTGTCGCGCCTGATCGGATATGCGCTCAATCTGGCGCTCCAGCCCGACCTGAGCCCGAAAGACATCGACTTATATCTGTCATAACTGCGCCTGCCCTTCCATACAATAGAAGCAGCACAAAATGAGGGGGGCAGAGCCATGAAACGACATCCATCCAGACGGCGCAGCGGCATTGCTGTCCCCGCTTTCTTATGCCTGCTGTTTGCGGCTGTCCTGCTGCTGGGCAGTCGGGCAGGGGGCGATGCGTTTGCCCAGAAAATTCTGGGCGAACTCGCGCAAAATGAAACCTTTGTTTCGGGTGCCTTTGCACTGGGCACCGGGCAATATCCCGGAGAAACCAGTGTCCACGCACCTCGCACCGCGACCGCTGGACTGGAACAGGAGCCGACCGACGAAGATTTGGCCGAACTGGATATGGCAATGGAAAACGCCGGACTGGAACCACAGGCTCCGGCGTCGTCCGAACCAGAGGAAATCCCCGAAGTCAAAGTCAACAATCAATCGGGGCTAGACTTTGATTTAAACGCCATGCTGCAAAACCCCAAGACCATCACAGCCACCGATGACGGCCCGCAGGTTCTGGTCTATCATACCCATGCGACCGAAGCCTATACGCCGTCGGGCTCGGATACCTACGAGGCGTCCGGCGATGCGCGCACACTGGACACCAACCAGAACGTCGTGCGGGTGGGCACCGAACTTTGCAAGGTGCTCGAAGAACGCGGCATCAAGACCGTCCACCTGACCGACCTTAACGACTATCCTTCCTATAACGGCTCGTATGGCGAGTCGCTGCGCAACGTACAGGCGGCGCTCGAAAAATATCCCACGGTCAAAATGACCATTGATGTGCACCGCGACGCCATCCTGGCCGACGACGGCACCAAATACAAGCTTGCCTGCGAGCAGAACGGCCAGACGGTCGCCCAGCTGATGCTGGTCATGGGCACCAACGCGAGCGGTCTGGAGTTCGACGACTGGAACGAGCATCTAAACTATGCCGTCACCTTGCAGTCGCAGCTGAACGCCGACCATCCGGGGCTGATGCGCTCGATCAACCTGCGCAAACAGCGCTTCAATCTGCATCTGACCACCGGTTCCATGCTGCTCGAAGTCGGCTCGTCGGGCAATACCTTGCAGGAAGCGCTGGCATCCGTCCGCCTGTTCGGGGATACGCTGGCCACCTATCTGGGCGCGCCCAAATCCTGAATAATTCGCGCTCCTTTGGAGAACCTACCTCCAAAGGAGCGATTTTTTATGCCTGTCCTCAAACTCACGTGCTCGCTGCGTGAAAATCTTGCGGCGATGAAAGCACTCTTTCAGGGCGACAATACCTTTGTCACCCGCGAAACCGAAAGCCCGTCCGGGCTGCGCTGCGCGGTCTTTTTTATCGACGGCATGGTCAACAATCTGGCCATCAACCAGAGCATCATCCGCCCGCTCGTGGCCTATGAGCATCCCACGGCGGACGCCGACCTGCTCGCACACACAGTCATCCAAATCAACGACAGCAAGGTCGTGCCCGACGAACAGCAGATGCTCTCGGCCCTGCTCTACGGCGATACGGTCATTTTGACCGAGGGCGACGCCCGCCCCGTGGTGGTCAACACCAAGGGCTTTTCGGTGCGCTCGGCGACCGAGCCGGACAACGAGCGCGTGCTACGCGGCCCGCGCGAGGGCTTCACCGAAGCGTTTATGCCCAATCTAGCCCTCATCCGGCGGCGGCTCAATGACCCCCGGCTCAAATTTTCCTTTTCCCGCATGGCTGGGCGCACCAACACGGTGGTCTGCTTATGTTACCTCGAAGGCGTGACCGAAGCCGGTCTGGTGGAGGAAACCCGCCGCCGGCTCGATACCCTGTCGCTTGATGGCATTTTGGATGCCAACTATATCTCAGAAACCATCCGCGACGGACGGTTTTCCCCCTTCCCTACCCTAGGCACGACCGAGCGACCCGATGTGGTTGTGGCCCGCCTGCTCGAAGGGCGGCTGGCCATTCTGGTGGACGGCACCCCGGTCGCGCTGACCGCGCCCTGCATCTTGCAGGAATGCTTGCAGGCCAACGATGACTACTATCTGCCCACGCCCCAGGCCGGGCTGGCGCGCGTGCTGCGCTCGGTCGGGTTTTTGCTGTCCATTGCCGTTCCGGCGCTCTATGTGGCGCTGCTCTACTACCACGCCGAACTGTTCCCCACCCGGATGCTGCTGGCCATTGCGGCGGCGCAGAAAGGCGTCCCCCTGCCGCCCCTGTGGGAGATTTTCACCCTTTTGATTGTGTTTGAAATTTTGAAAGAAGCCGGGACGCGCACACCGGGCGTCATCGGCTCGACCATGTCGATCGTGGGCGGCCTGGTGCTCGGCCAATCGGCGGTCACGGCCCGGCTGATTTCGGCCCCTGCGGTCATTATCGTGGCGGTCGCGGCTGTGACCGGGTTAGCTTCGCCCAAATTGCAGGCCGCGGCGCTCACGCTGCGCTTTTTGCTGCTGCTGTCGGCTGCCTTTTTCGGGCTGTATGGGTTGGTATTCGGCTTGTCGCTGGTGCTGCTGCACCTGTGCGCCCTGCATTCGTTCGGCACGCCGTATCTGCTCAATCTGCTGCCGCGCGTGCATGCACACACCGAAGACCGCTGGTGGCGTGTCAGCTGGCGGAAGATGCACAGCCGCCGCTTTCTGGCGCGAAAGGAGAAGCCATGAGACGGTATCTTGCTTTGCTGCCCCTGTTCTGTCTGCTCAGCGGCTGTTATGCGGACGGCAACCACCGGGTGGAGATCAATCAGGACGCCGGACAGATTTTGCCCGTGTCGGCACTGGCCATCGACCAGCATGACAACGGTTATCAGATGACCGTGGAAAGCATCCGGCAGGACAGCTTAGACGGCGACGCCCAGCCGGCCTATTTCACCGTGGAAGCAGCCGATTTTGACGCGCTGTTCGACCGCGCCGACAAGCTGCTGGCCAGCCGCCTGTACCTGAGTCATGCGCTGGTGATCGTGGTGAGCGAACCACTCGCGCAAAACGACCTGTCCGCCCTGGTCGGAAGCCTGCTGGCCCGGCCGGATGCCCGGCTGACGCTGCGCATCGCGGTGGCACAGAACGCCACTCCCGACCAGATTTTGCGCGCCGAGTCCATTACCGACGGCATCCCCGGTCTGGCTCTGGCCGCGCTGCTCGATGAGCGCGCGACCGACGGCACCCTGGCCGACAGTCCGCTGTTCCGCATTCTGGACTGGCAGGCCAGCGGACAGGCCTTTTCCCTGCCCGTGCTCACCCCCAATCTGGACGGGCATACCGCCCCGGGCGGCAGCATCGAGATCTCCCCAGGAGGTGACGCCCATGCGTGATACCGTTTTCCCGCGCTGGCAGGGCGCGTTTTTGGCGATTTTCCTGCTGGCGGGCAGTTTTTATGTCCCGGCCACCCCGGAAGCTATCTGGTCACTCGTCTGGGGGACGCTGCTGGCGGCGGCTGTGGTGTTTTTGTTCCTGCGTTGGCTGCTGCACTGCGATGCGCGGGACTTTGAAAGCCTGTGCCGCGCCCACCTGCCCCGTCCGGTGCAGGTCGTGCTGTTTACCGCCGTCGGACTTTGTGCGCTGGCAGCCATCGCGCAATCGCTCCTCCGTCTGTCCGGCTTCTGGCAGGCGACCGCCTTCCCCGGTCTGCCGCGCTGGGTGACAGCCGCCGTACTGCTCGGTGTGGGCTGGTGTGCCGGGCGGCGCGGCCGCACCGCGGTCGCCATGTGGGCCTATCCGACCGTGTTTCTCATTTCACTGACACTGGCTGTGTCGCTGCTGGTCACCCTGCCCGACTGCTCGCCTGCATATCTCGTGCAAGCCGTGCGGCGTATCACCCTGCCCGGCGCCCCCACCTGGCAGTTCCTTCCCCTACTGCTGCCGCTTTTGCTGTGCACCCAGACCCGCCGCTTGCCCTCCACCCGCGCGTGTACGCGTGGGATTCTGCTGGGCGGGGCCGGACTCATCTTACTGACGCTGCGCGCCTGGCTGCTGCTCGGCGCAGGCGCCCAGGCGCTGCCCTACCCGGTCTTTTCAGCGGCCGGCCTGTTTTCGGTCGGGGATTTCTTACAGCGCGGCGAAGTGGTGTTTGGCTGTGTACTCGCCCTGTGCGAAGCGGTGCGAGTGGCGCTGCTCGTGACCCTGGCCCGCGAGATGGGACGCGCCATTTTCGCAAAAAAAGACCGGTCCCCCGCCCCAAAGGACGGAAAACCGGTCCAGGAATCTTAGTTTTTCAAGCTGTGGATAGGCGCCGGGATGCGTCCGCCGCGGTGGATGAACTTGGCGGGCGAATGGGTGGATACCGGCATGATGGGCGCCGAACCCAGCAGGCCGCCGAATTCCACGCTGTCGCCGACCTTCTTGCCGATGGCCGGGATGACGCGCACGGCCGTGGTCTTGGTGTTGACTACGCCGATGGCGATTTCGTCGGCGATCAGACCCGAGATGACCTCGGCCGAGGTATCGCCCGGCACAGCGACCATATCGATACCAACCGAGCAAACAGCGGTCATGGCTTCCAGCTTTTCCATGCTCAGAACGCCTGCGTTCACGGCTGCAATCATGCCTTCGTCCTCGGAAACCGGGATGAACGCGCCCGACAGGCCGCCGACGTTGGAGGATGCCATAACGCCGCCCTTCTTGACCGCGTCGTTGAGCATAGCCAAAATCGCGGTCGTACCGCAGCAGCCGCAGGTCTCCAGACCGACTTCCTCCAGAATGCGGGCCACCGAGTCGCCAACCGCCGGGGTCGGGGCCAGCGACAGATCGACGATGCCGAACGGCACGCCCAGCCGTTCGCTCGCGATCGAGCCGACCAGCTGACCCATACGGGTGATCTTGAACGCGGTCTTTTTGATGATTTCAGCCACTTCGCCGATCGAGCAGTTGCCCGCGCGGCGGATGGCAGCCTGTACCACGCCCGGGCCGGATACGCCGACGTTCAGGACGGTTTCCGGCTCGCCGATGCCGTGGAACGCGCCTGCCATGAACGGGTTGTCGTCCACCGCATTGGCAAATACGACCAGCTTGGCACAGCCCATAGACTGATTATCCTTGGTCATCTCCGCGGTTGCCTTGATGATGTGACCCATCAGGCTGATGGCATCCAGGTTGATGCCTGCCTTGGTGGACGCCACGTTGACCGACGAGCAGACGTTGTTGGTTACAGCCAGCGCTTCGGGGATGGAGTTTAACAGCACTTCGTCGCCCTTGGCGAAGCCCTTCTGCACCAGAGCCGAAAAGCCTCCGATAAAGTTGACGCCCGTGGTCTCTGCCGCACGGTCGAGCGCCTTGGCGATGGGCACATAGCTGAGCGCCGAGGTGGTCGCGCCGACCATGGCGATGGGTGTGACCGAAATGCGCTTGTTGATGATCGGGATACCCAGTTCGCGCTCGATCGATTCGCCGGTTGCCACCAGCTTTTCGGCGCGGCGGGTGATCTTATCGTAAATCTTGTCGCAGAGCACATGGATGTCATCCGAGGCCAGATCGCGCAGCGAAATGCCCATGGTAATGGTACGGATGTCCAGATGCTCCTCCTCGATCATTTTGATGGTTTCGAGGATGTCGCGGGTGTTAATCATTGCCACTGTTCTGTTCCCCCATTAAATTCGATGCATGGCGTTGAAGATGTCCTCATGCATGGTGTGGATCTTCATGCCAAGCGCTTCGCCGTCCTTGTCGAGCAGGTCGGCCAGGGTGGTGAAATCGACCGTACATTTGTCAATGCCCACCAGCATGACCATGGCGAACATGTCCTCCATAACGTTCTGCGAGATGTCGACGATGTTCACGTCGTGCTGGTACAGGGTATCGGAAATCTTGGCGATGATCCCGGTGCGGTCTTTGCCGACCACGGTGATGACTGCGCGCATAAATGTTACCTCCAAAGCATTGAAAAAAATCTATTCTTCTGCCGACAAAACGTCGGTCAAAATCGGGTTGGAAACCAAAAATCCGGACTCGGTCAGGCGCCAGCGCCCGGCTTGCCGTTTGGTAAGTCCCGGCTTCTCATAGCGCGCAAGCATGCGCGCAAAGGGCGCAAAGGGCTGCCCAAAGCGGGCTTCAAATTCTTTCGGTGACACGCCGTCCGACGTGCGCAGAGTGAGCATCAGATATTCGAGCGCCGGGGAAAAGCCCTCCACGTCCTCCTCGGTCGTGGGCGGCACGCCGCGCACAAAATCCTCCACGCTGCGGCCATAGGCAAACCGCTTGCCATTGAGCAGTGAATGGGCCGACGGCCCAATCCCCAAATATTCGGACAAATCCCAATACCGGGCATTGTGACGGGCGCGAAAGCCCGGTTTGGCCCAGTTGGAAATCTCGTAATGCTCAAATCCCTCGCGCTCGAGCAGGCGGCACAGGGACATGTACATATCCGCCTGCGCATCCTCGTCCGGCAGGGTAGGATGCTCCAAGAAAAGCGGCGTGCCCTCCTCGAGTTTGAGGGCATAGACCGACAGATGGGCGGGGTTTAACTCCAGCAGCGCCCGGGCCGACTGCCAAAGCTGCCCTTCGGTCTGGCCGGGCAGACCGTACATCAAATCGAGCGACAGGTTGAAAAACCCGGCCGCCTGCGCCCGCCGGATAGCATCCACAGCCTGTGCAAAACTGTGCCGTCGGCCAAGTCGGCGCAGCTCGCCCTCGTCGGCCGACTGCACACCGACCGACAGGCGGTTGACGCCCGCTCGATGCAGCGCATCCAGCAAGGATTCGTCCATGCTGTCCGGGTTGCACTCGACCGTAATCTCAGCGTCCGGCGCAATGGCAAACGCCCCTCGCGCGGCATCCAGCACGCGGACGAGCCGCGCGTCGCCCAAAAGCGAGGGCGTGCCGCCGCCAAAATAGACGGTATCGACCGTGTAGTCCGCGCACGTTGCGCCCCAGTCCCGGATGCTGCGGCACAGGGCCTCGGTGTAGGCTTCCATCTGCTCGTCCCCGGCCGCAAACGAATAAAAATCGCAGTAGCGGCACTTGGATGCGCAGAACGGCACGTGCAGATACAGCCCCAGTGTCTTTATCATTCTTCGTCCAGCTTGAGGACGGCCATGAAGGCCTCGGTCGGCACCTGAACGGTACCCAGCGAGCGCATCTTCTTCTTGCCTTCCTTCTGCTTTTCGAGCAGCTTCTTTTTACGGGTGATGTCGCCGCCGTAGCACTTGGCCAGCACGTCCTTACGCATGGCCTTGACCGTTTCGCGGGCGATAACC
Proteins encoded:
- a CDS encoding VOC family protein, with the translated sequence MQFRFAHNNFNVRDLDRSLAFYQQALGLTETRRINAPDGSFIIVYLSDGSTEHLLELTWLRDWDRAYNLGDNEFHLALTVDDFDAAHARHKEMDCICFENADMGIYFIADPDGYWVEIVPAGA
- the rpsT gene encoding 30S ribosomal protein S20; this encodes MPNIKSAKKRVKVTKVKAMQNQMAKSALKTVLKKFDAAIVSGDKAAAEAAYKAAVKAVDKAAAKHLMHKNAASNKKSAMTLKLNAVG
- a CDS encoding DHH family phosphoesterase, with the protein product MDKKLKQIIQPGYHFYFAIFLVFSLSCAYVSYVMSGIGIVVCLLMYLVYRHREKRRRSEMMRYLQSVTLDAGQTTRSSIIDFPLPTVIVRASTNETLWANDAFCEVTGRWDCAPNVKFYDLAPDFNTHWLAEGKRQYPGELQIDQNFFWVYGSLMTEKEADEVLLVLYFVPCTEYIHCRDRYTLSRPVVSIISIDNYEELTKNATDSEKSIILAEIDRKIAQWAKDSRSLLRKYDRDKYIFVLENGDLTKLAGKKFTVLDEVRSIQSRSGVIATLSIGIGKDGATFAECFHFAGVALDMALSRGGDQVVIKTKYNFEFFGGLSKELEKRTKVKSRVVANALMQLIRESSRVLIMGHQSSDMDSVGAAIGMACAVRVHGKPVNIVLRRDRTLAQELIDKIEAVEGNENLFMEPGEAMVLCDYNTLLIVVDTNRPDYVESPPLLESINKVAVIDHHRRAASYIENFALNLHEPYASSASELVSELLQYMVQTSEIRREEAECLLAGIYLDTKGFSIKTGVRTFEAAAYLKRAGAEMVAVKKMFQSTFDEYMMCQKVISTAHDCGGGIILAISDEPIEDRALAAKAADSLLGIIGVRASIVAFHSGEDTIVSARSFGQVNVQIVMEKLGGGGNITSAGAQLRGVSLEDAEPRLQEAIQEYLEEDDRPDKT
- a CDS encoding S-layer homology domain-containing protein, with translation MRKKRLAIVVVSIIALCSVMLHASAAEVIQKDGLVYVPDHSVFFADVDEHFTWAVQPVDYLANHQVVSGTDNLIYSPAEELTRADFVTMLTRAYSMNDYVGGGSFADVPEDAYYSDAVSAAKNLGIVAGDEDGNFHPTQPLTRQDAMVMLRRTLDKTGLSFPDGDLSAFSDADSVASYAQADVAALAKAGIISGSDGKLNPTSSVTRAEMAVMLYRAMMLEDDGEGNPVYVARSNVVNLCIGDTFYANVVIENATEGQTYAGLYTCVEMTGEGEDFTATLGDARALDQQITWTDGVLSINGEAVTVAEDCDAICVHPYGSISGGLTSTGGEYKSAAVSLVDGVVTAVYYTK
- the rplI gene encoding 50S ribosomal protein L9, giving the protein MKVILKADVKGKGKKGDLIEVSEGYGRNFLLPRGLADLATADNLNLKRQADEAQARRIALEQQNARDIAAKLKELKVEVRAKGGAGGRLFGAVTAKEISEALKAQHGIEVAKNKIVLEEPIKAFGTYMVKAKLYTEIPGEIHVQVIEA
- the dnaB gene encoding replicative DNA helicase, whose protein sequence is MPQSAEAEQAVIGSMLIDPECIPQVIELLRPDDFYIEENRRIFETIYSMFNNAMRIDAVTVLDQLKGAGLYDDAGGRAYLMQLMDVTPTAAGVREYAAIVRDKSMLRAIAAAGAEIEKLALEGGGTAADIAELAEQKIYNVRQGREIKGLSPIKSVIMDLYAQLDERSRSDSDIPGITTGFRDLDHALTGLNKSDLILVAARPGMGKTAFALNIALNAAKASKKDVVVFQLEMSKDQLAGRFLASEALIESQKLKTGNLSEDDWIKIARATNVLAKTRIYVDDNPAITVAEIKAKCRRLGDGLGLIVIDYLQLMQSGGRRNDNRTQEVAEISRALKIMAKELNVPVVCLSQLSRAAEQRADKKPMLSDLRESGAIEQDADIVLFIYRDDYYNDDSENKNVAEILIAKNRHGATGSVNLQWIGQYTTFSSQDRVHG